One Priestia filamentosa DNA segment encodes these proteins:
- a CDS encoding extracellular solute-binding protein encodes MRMKKRLLIILIGLVVIMAGCGAKSANSGDDKVVIYSNGDEEAIAAMEKSLKDAGYEGKYIIQSLGTSELGGKLMAEGEQIEADLVTMSSYFLESAEEQHSMFKDLTFETKTIDKYPAFYTPILANTGAVFFNTEMMKQKGVDIPKSIKDLASPEYKGMVSIPNIMDSSTGWMLIQAIISEYGEEEGKKVMAGIVENAGPHLESSGSGSIKKVQAGEVAVGFGLRHQAVEVKQSGAPIDFIDPVEGNFSNTESLAVINKKDKKTELAMDMAKVIVEDARAELINYYPVPLYEGETVDEENKAANNKVFKEPLTVELLEKHQAFFNSSK; translated from the coding sequence ATGAGGATGAAGAAAAGGCTACTTATTATATTAATTGGACTTGTCGTCATCATGGCAGGATGTGGAGCAAAATCAGCAAACAGTGGCGATGACAAAGTTGTGATTTATTCCAATGGAGATGAAGAAGCAATAGCAGCAATGGAGAAATCGTTAAAAGATGCTGGGTATGAAGGGAAATATATCATTCAATCTCTTGGTACATCTGAATTAGGAGGAAAACTAATGGCTGAAGGAGAGCAGATAGAGGCTGACTTAGTCACTATGAGTTCTTATTTTCTAGAAAGTGCCGAAGAGCAGCATTCAATGTTTAAAGATTTAACGTTTGAAACGAAAACAATTGATAAGTATCCAGCTTTTTATACTCCCATCTTAGCTAATACAGGCGCTGTATTTTTTAATACAGAAATGATGAAACAAAAAGGGGTGGATATACCCAAGTCCATTAAAGATTTAGCAAGTCCGGAATATAAGGGAATGGTTTCTATTCCTAATATTATGGATTCCTCTACAGGATGGATGTTGATCCAAGCCATCATCAGTGAATATGGGGAAGAAGAAGGAAAGAAAGTAATGGCAGGAATTGTAGAGAATGCAGGGCCCCATTTAGAAAGCTCTGGTTCAGGTTCAATTAAAAAGGTACAGGCTGGAGAAGTTGCTGTAGGGTTTGGTCTTCGTCATCAGGCAGTGGAAGTGAAGCAGTCAGGAGCACCTATAGACTTCATTGACCCTGTTGAAGGGAATTTCTCTAATACAGAATCATTAGCAGTAATCAATAAAAAAGATAAGAAGACAGAACTGGCAATGGATATGGCAAAGGTTATTGTAGAAGATGCAAGAGCTGAACTTATTAACTATTACCCTGTTCCTTTGTATGAAGGAGAGACCGTAGATGAAGAAAATAAAGCTGCTAATAATAAAGTGTTTAAAGAACCATTGACAGTTGAGCTTCTCGAAAAACATCAAGCATTTTTTAATTCTTCAAAATAA